One genomic segment of Candidatus Fukatsuia endosymbiont of Tuberolachnus salignus includes these proteins:
- a CDS encoding transposase has product MDNVSFHKRQDIQSTRQKSGFILEYLPTYSPDLNPIEHKWAQAKALRRKRQCDIDTLFSDPLFLINLYGYSHKGRSRRQSLL; this is encoded by the coding sequence ATGGATAATGTGAGCTTTCACAAACGCCAGGATATCCAGTCTACTAGACAAAAATCTGGTTTTATTCTGGAATATCTCCCGACGTATTCTCCTGACCTCAACCCGATTGAGCACAAATGGGCTCAGGCTAAAGCCCTTCGTAGGAAACGACAATGCGATATCGACACTCTCTTTTCTGACCCTTTGTTTTTAATCAATTTATACGGCTACAGCCATAAGGGGCGGTCTCGACGACAATCTCTTCTTTAA
- a CDS encoding terminase, translated as MAFDPTLKTKLADRFWRLNHLYFITDKHGRKIRFTMTAQQRAYFTGMHTRNLILKARQLGFTTEVCLIQLDAALFESAKCALIAHTLNDAKRLFREKVKYAYDHLPDLLKRANPARNDSAGELVFHNGGSLYISTSFRGGTLRYLHISEFGKLCAKFPEKAREIVTGAFEAVATDCVVTIESTAEGRAGYFFDYCQTAEKALLSNKPLGPLDWKFFFFSWWNNPQYALPVSSPLPPRLQAYFSELQTKQSIRLTAEQKAWYYAKESTLGDDMKREYPSIPSEAFQQSIEGAYYANQFRYLYENQRIGTLPANPHLPVHTFWDLGVGDATVIWFVREVGSEFHLMDYYENSGEGLRHYMQVLKARAYHYGEHWAPHDIDNRELAGDGKSRRQLAYEGYALDGDIYRINFKVVPRLRVDEGIESVREILPRCAFDSVTCEQGLSHLERYRKAWDNQYGCWKDKPLHDASSHAADAFRYFAVAKRNHRQLRGQVTPLRL; from the coding sequence ATGGCATTCGATCCAACGCTGAAAACAAAATTAGCTGATCGCTTTTGGCGCTTAAACCACCTGTATTTTATTACCGATAAACACGGACGTAAAATCCGTTTTACGATGACGGCGCAGCAGCGTGCCTATTTCACGGGGATGCATACACGCAATCTGATTTTGAAAGCCCGTCAGCTGGGCTTTACCACCGAGGTGTGCCTTATCCAACTGGATGCCGCACTCTTTGAGTCAGCCAAATGTGCCTTGATTGCACATACCTTAAACGATGCCAAACGCCTGTTCCGCGAGAAAGTGAAATACGCCTACGACCATTTGCCTGACCTTCTTAAACGTGCTAATCCCGCCCGCAATGATTCCGCAGGCGAATTGGTGTTTCACAACGGCGGCTCACTGTACATCAGCACCTCCTTTCGCGGTGGCACCTTGCGCTATTTGCATATTTCCGAATTCGGCAAGCTGTGTGCCAAATTTCCTGAGAAAGCCCGTGAAATCGTCACTGGTGCCTTTGAAGCGGTCGCCACAGACTGCGTGGTCACCATTGAATCGACGGCAGAGGGCCGTGCGGGGTATTTTTTCGATTACTGCCAAACGGCGGAAAAAGCCTTACTCAGCAACAAACCCTTAGGCCCATTGGATTGGAAGTTCTTCTTCTTTTCCTGGTGGAACAATCCGCAGTATGCCTTGCCGGTGAGCAGTCCGTTGCCGCCGCGCTTGCAAGCCTACTTTAGCGAGCTGCAAACCAAACAGTCGATTAGGCTAACGGCGGAACAAAAAGCCTGGTATTACGCCAAAGAAAGCACACTGGGTGACGACATGAAACGCGAGTATCCGTCAATCCCGAGCGAGGCCTTTCAGCAATCGATTGAGGGCGCATATTACGCCAATCAGTTCCGTTATCTCTATGAGAATCAGCGCATTGGTACCTTACCGGCTAATCCGCACCTGCCGGTGCACACCTTTTGGGATTTAGGAGTAGGCGATGCCACGGTTATCTGGTTTGTCCGTGAGGTCGGCAGTGAATTTCACCTGATGGATTATTACGAAAACAGTGGCGAAGGCCTGCGGCATTACATGCAGGTATTGAAAGCCCGCGCCTATCACTATGGCGAACACTGGGCCCCGCACGATATTGATAATCGAGAATTAGCGGGCGACGGCAAAAGCCGTCGGCAACTGGCTTATGAAGGTTATGCGCTGGACGGTGACATTTACCGCATCAATTTCAAGGTGGTCCCCCGATTGCGTGTCGATGAAGGCATTGAGTCGGTACGGGAAATCCTGCCGCGCTGTGCCTTTGATAGCGTGACCTGTGAACAAGGCCTCAGTCATTTGGAGCGCTACCGCAAAGCCTGGGATAACCAGTACGGCTGCTGGAAAGACAAACCGCTGCACGATGCCAGTTCCCACGCCGCCGATGCCTTTCGTTATTTTGCCGTCGCCAAAAGAAATCACCGTCAGCTTCGGGGGCAGGTAACCCCCTTAAGACTGTAA
- a CDS encoding lysis protein — protein sequence MFNRLFFILMSFILLVSLVALYYHTESVKKDNIIKTIRDERDNLFITLQTTQKQHQQIAVLDNKHTQELTDAKTQLAVLERDVLVGKRRVQLAARCETLPATPTATRLDDAAGARLDDAVVNDYFRLRKGIEIVTQQIAGLQAYVTQVCLAQ from the coding sequence ATGTTTAATCGCTTATTTTTTATCCTGATGAGTTTCATTCTGCTCGTCAGTCTGGTGGCGCTTTATTACCACACTGAATCAGTAAAAAAAGACAACATCATCAAAACGATAAGGGATGAGCGCGATAACCTCTTTATCACGCTCCAAACAACGCAAAAGCAACACCAACAAATAGCCGTGCTCGATAACAAACACACCCAGGAATTAACCGATGCTAAAACTCAGCTCGCTGTCCTTGAACGTGATGTTCTTGTTGGCAAGCGTCGGGTGCAGCTCGCTGCCCGCTGTGAAACATTGCCCGCCACCCCCACGGCCACCCGCCTGGATGATGCTGCCGGTGCCCGACTTGACGACGCCGTTGTCAACGATTATTTCCGTCTCCGAAAAGGCATTGAAATAGTCACGCAGCAAATTGCAGGCTTGCAGGCGTACGTTACCCAGGTCTGTTTGGCTCAATAA
- a CDS encoding antiterminator Q family protein: MNVTQLRLNNEQYHWVNSWLECWGAWVYSGRLEKPQSSLIAHCMATKKPQESPTRPMCNDDDGLLISRVVDTVIPVDNQAFGILLSYYVQRLSRYSIAVYSQKAAIPRNISTRGGNRFKTPSLATCRREIDQILEESLYLLHPSLEQAFKSRKRVDKIKKVA, translated from the coding sequence ATGAACGTCACACAACTTAGGCTCAATAATGAGCAGTATCACTGGGTTAACAGCTGGTTGGAATGCTGGGGAGCCTGGGTATACAGCGGTCGATTGGAGAAGCCACAGAGCAGCCTCATCGCCCACTGTATGGCGACAAAAAAGCCACAAGAAAGTCCTACCAGGCCAATGTGTAATGATGATGACGGGTTGTTGATTTCTCGGGTGGTGGATACGGTGATACCGGTGGATAACCAGGCTTTTGGCATCCTGCTCAGTTACTACGTACAACGCCTTTCCCGTTATTCGATAGCGGTTTATAGCCAGAAAGCCGCTATACCGCGCAATATCAGCACACGAGGGGGCAACCGATTTAAAACCCCCTCACTGGCTACCTGCCGTAGGGAAATTGATCAAATACTCGAAGAAAGTCTGTATCTACTCCATCCTTCCCTCGAACAGGCATTTAAAAGTCGTAAACGTGTCGATAAAATTAAAAAAGTGGCGTAA
- a CDS encoding helix-turn-helix domain-containing protein, whose protein sequence is MSMKLMTHAMSIKVGNPLRKLILLKLADNANDQGECWPSVPYIAHQCEMTDRSVQKHLHQLAVDGLLWIEYRKNEQGVNKSNVYHLTLNNAPKVKGENKSPGEDTGSPPGESRTLGGVSGTRGSASGTPGRGESGTPRISHSFEPVIEPVIEPNTPTASKICAIKVDECPAKREDPIPHPDCFPAQRNSPHVDTQTSLASRYAFEGKIIRLTPQDFDSWQTLFPHLDLVYELTRLDLEFRHDTPKSWFCTASQKLNYQNKRAVDGTTFKRVSGDRFAKKDYGTTVFPAWMEG, encoded by the coding sequence ATGAGTATGAAATTAATGACACACGCCATGAGTATCAAAGTGGGGAATCCGCTGAGAAAACTGATTTTACTCAAATTGGCTGATAATGCCAACGACCAAGGCGAATGCTGGCCGTCAGTGCCCTATATCGCTCATCAGTGTGAAATGACAGATCGCTCGGTACAAAAACATCTTCACCAGTTGGCAGTAGACGGCTTGCTGTGGATTGAATATCGTAAAAATGAGCAGGGCGTGAATAAATCGAATGTTTATCATTTGACGTTAAACAATGCCCCAAAAGTGAAGGGTGAAAATAAGTCACCCGGGGAGGATACAGGTTCACCTCCTGGTGAATCAAGAACGCTGGGTGGAGTATCTGGCACACGGGGTAGCGCATCTGGAACACCAGGAAGGGGTGAATCAGGAACACCCAGAATCAGTCATTCTTTTGAACCAGTCATAGAACCTGTCATAGAACCTAACACCCCAACTGCGAGCAAAATTTGTGCAATCAAAGTCGATGAGTGTCCTGCCAAGCGAGAAGACCCCATCCCCCACCCTGACTGTTTTCCTGCTCAGCGTAATTCCCCTCACGTTGACACTCAGACCAGCCTAGCGAGCCGTTACGCCTTCGAAGGGAAGATAATCCGCCTGACCCCGCAAGATTTCGACAGCTGGCAAACGCTATTCCCGCATTTGGACTTGGTCTACGAGCTGACACGATTGGATTTAGAGTTTCGTCACGACACGCCTAAAAGCTGGTTTTGCACCGCCAGTCAGAAACTGAATTACCAGAACAAACGGGCAGTGGATGGCACCACCTTCAAACGGGTTTCTGGCGACCGCTTCGCCAAAAAAGACTACGGCACCACGGTATTTCCGGCGTGGATGGAAGGGTAA
- a CDS encoding ATP-binding protein yields MAPPSNGFLATASPKKTTAPRYFRRGWKGNVMNVIEKIENSRQQQDLTFLEDRLKSARAPLKEIAGVRVDVAEVLCPQHGAFEQRCRTLQGFANVQQKTDCPACLHEKITVLKKNIASDQQRNQAQLIKNLLSQTGIPARFTTASFESYQPINAESLRCQKVCQAYAQKWHERLAQGGGLVMCGKPGTGKNHLAVAIAKHIITTHHASVVLTSALRITREVKSTWAKDATQTESEVIKHYTGVDMLIIDEIGVQFGSEAEKLILFEIINTRYENMKPTLLLSNLPKEDLTTYLGERVLDRMNEGGGCTLAFTWESYRVRTA; encoded by the coding sequence ATGGCACCACCTTCAAACGGGTTTCTGGCGACCGCTTCGCCAAAAAAGACTACGGCACCACGGTATTTCCGGCGTGGATGGAAGGGTAATGTGATGAATGTCATTGAAAAAATAGAAAATTCGCGTCAGCAGCAAGACCTCACTTTTCTTGAAGACCGGTTGAAAAGTGCCCGTGCCCCGCTGAAGGAAATAGCAGGGGTTCGGGTTGATGTAGCAGAGGTCCTCTGCCCACAACACGGGGCTTTTGAACAACGCTGTCGAACCCTGCAGGGCTTTGCCAACGTGCAACAGAAAACGGACTGTCCGGCGTGTTTACACGAAAAAATCACCGTATTGAAAAAGAATATCGCCTCAGACCAGCAGCGAAATCAGGCCCAATTGATTAAAAATTTGCTGAGCCAGACGGGTATCCCTGCGCGCTTTACCACTGCCAGTTTTGAGTCTTATCAGCCGATTAATGCTGAATCCTTGCGTTGCCAGAAGGTATGCCAGGCCTATGCACAAAAATGGCATGAGCGTTTAGCGCAAGGCGGTGGGTTGGTGATGTGCGGCAAACCCGGGACAGGAAAAAATCATCTGGCGGTTGCGATTGCTAAACACATCATTACGACACACCACGCCTCGGTTGTTCTGACATCCGCGCTACGTATTACTCGAGAGGTCAAGAGCACCTGGGCGAAAGACGCCACCCAAACCGAATCCGAGGTGATTAAGCACTACACCGGTGTCGACATGTTGATTATCGATGAAATCGGTGTGCAGTTTGGCAGTGAGGCCGAAAAGCTGATTTTATTTGAAATCATCAACACCCGCTATGAAAACATGAAACCGACGCTGCTGCTGAGCAATTTGCCGAAAGAAGACTTAACGACTTACCTCGGTGAGCGAGTACTGGACAGAATGAACGAAGGTGGCGGTTGTACTTTGGCGTTTACCTGGGAGAGCTATCGGGTCAGGACGGCATAA
- a CDS encoding transposase: protein MDNVSFHKRQDIQSTRQKSGFILEYLPTYSPDLNPIEHKWAQAKALRRKRQCDIDTLFSDPLF from the coding sequence ATGGATAATGTGAGCTTTCACAAACGCCAGGATATCCAGTCTACTAGACAAAAATCTGGTTTTATTCTGGAATATCTCCCGACGTATTCTCCTGACCTCAACCCGATTGAGCACAAATGGGCTCAGGCTAAAGCCCTTCGTAGGAAACGACAATGCGATATCGACACTCTCTTTTCTGACCCTTTATTTTGA
- a CDS encoding type II toxin-antitoxin system RelE/ParE family toxin, whose product MIFIETDIFTEDCKALLRDDEYRELQQYLTDNPEVGDVITHTGGLRKVRWAAKGKGKRSGVRIIYYHKVAVSHIRLLLIYKKGIKDDLSTDEKKVLRILNERW is encoded by the coding sequence ATGATTTTTATTGAAACCGATATATTCACAGAAGATTGCAAAGCATTACTTCGCGACGATGAGTATCGGGAATTACAACAATATCTTACTGATAATCCAGAAGTCGGCGATGTCATTACACATACTGGCGGATTACGTAAAGTACGCTGGGCGGCAAAAGGTAAAGGTAAGCGCAGTGGTGTTAGAATTATTTACTATCATAAGGTCGCTGTGTCTCACATCAGGTTGTTGCTGATTTACAAAAAAGGGATAAAAGACGACTTAAGTACGGATGAAAAAAAAGTATTACGTATTCTGAATGAAAGGTGGTAA
- a CDS encoding helix-turn-helix domain-containing protein, with translation MDKKLFSRLTESMKQMNNIIEGNASPSRETVCSNVKVKTIRQATGLTQSGFARLLAVNVGTLRNWEQGRREPTGPAKALLRAIDNDPTHVLKALSA, from the coding sequence ATGGATAAAAAACTCTTTTCTCGATTAACCGAAAGCATGAAGCAGATGAACAACATTATCGAGGGTAATGCCTCTCCTTCTCGTGAAACTGTTTGCAGTAATGTCAAGGTAAAAACTATCAGACAGGCAACCGGTTTGACTCAAAGCGGGTTTGCTCGGTTACTGGCTGTTAATGTGGGCACGTTACGTAACTGGGAACAGGGACGACGTGAACCCACAGGCCCAGCTAAAGCTTTATTACGAGCCATTGATAACGATCCGACGCATGTACTAAAAGCACTGTCAGCCTGA
- a CDS encoding lysozyme gives MSKLSKPMLGLILAGATATALLTQFLHEKEGNRLTAYRDGANVWIICRGATRVDDKPVVQGLQLSAEKCEQVNKFEVNKAIAWVEHHVQVPLTDAQKAGIASFCPYNIGAGKCLSSTFYRKLNAGDYRGACTEIKRWLFDGGKDCRIRANNCAGQVMRRAQESELTCWGLDV, from the coding sequence ATGAGTAAGTTAAGCAAACCCATGCTGGGACTGATTTTGGCAGGTGCCACTGCAACCGCTCTTCTTACGCAATTTCTGCATGAAAAAGAAGGTAATCGGCTGACGGCCTATCGAGATGGCGCGAATGTGTGGATAATTTGCCGCGGTGCGACACGAGTTGATGACAAGCCAGTGGTGCAAGGCCTGCAACTCAGCGCTGAAAAATGCGAGCAGGTTAACAAATTTGAGGTGAATAAGGCGATTGCCTGGGTAGAACACCATGTTCAGGTACCGTTAACCGACGCACAGAAAGCCGGTATTGCTTCATTTTGTCCGTATAACATCGGTGCAGGCAAATGCCTTTCCTCTACCTTTTATCGCAAACTCAATGCCGGTGACTACCGTGGGGCCTGTACTGAAATCAAACGCTGGCTATTTGATGGTGGTAAAGATTGTCGCATTCGAGCTAATAACTGTGCGGGTCAAGTGATGAGACGCGCGCAAGAAAGTGAACTCACCTGTTGGGGACTCGATGTTTAA
- a CDS encoding DUF4055 domain-containing protein translates to MSDISTPHLDYNSLLAAWDINDALMGGTLCLRQQGETYLPRWTNEDKHSYQQRLSVATLLPAYEETLKNNLGRVFSEPTQLSESTPAVIVEYCQDMDLLGNRLDVWAQAYFSLALQYGVAHALVDYPRVEALKTRAEEKARGARPYAVLINPRQVIGWQSSHQGGPVQLTELRIREEIVVETAPYRQQKIAQIRKLTPGRVELYRKIRQADGRETWILHDSWATSCPRIPLVTLYSKRTGFMCGAPPLLNLALLNIKHWQSQSEQDNILHVARVPILNVFGLETGEKLTIGASSATHFTDRTKQGSAYTEHSGAAVGAGKEALTDLVEQMRQAGGKLLRSQNSSTKTLDQVSEERLQEQSPLYTLSNSLEDALDTLLQLMADWSGEKDGGKVDIRTELETTQQAFNAPAALAIQALRQGGDIRQVDAIRALQALNLIDADANPETLCDELNNLPPDLL, encoded by the coding sequence ATGTCCGATATTTCCACGCCCCATCTTGACTACAACAGCCTGCTAGCTGCCTGGGACATCAATGACGCCCTGATGGGCGGCACCTTATGCCTACGGCAACAGGGCGAAACCTATTTACCGCGCTGGACGAATGAAGATAAACACAGCTATCAGCAACGTCTCTCCGTCGCCACGCTGCTGCCGGCTTACGAGGAAACCCTCAAAAATAACTTAGGTCGTGTCTTTTCAGAACCGACCCAATTGAGTGAGTCCACCCCCGCCGTGATTGTCGAGTACTGCCAGGATATGGATTTGCTGGGCAACCGGCTGGATGTTTGGGCGCAAGCGTATTTCAGCCTGGCGCTGCAATACGGCGTGGCGCATGCGCTGGTTGACTACCCCCGTGTGGAAGCATTGAAAACCCGTGCTGAGGAAAAAGCCCGTGGCGCCCGTCCCTATGCGGTGTTGATTAACCCCCGCCAGGTCATCGGCTGGCAATCCAGCCACCAAGGAGGGCCGGTCCAGCTGACAGAATTGCGAATTAGAGAAGAGATTGTCGTCGAGACCGCCCCTTACCGCCAACAGAAAATCGCGCAAATCCGCAAGTTGACGCCCGGTCGGGTTGAACTCTACCGTAAAATCAGGCAAGCCGATGGCAGGGAAACCTGGATACTGCACGACAGCTGGGCAACCTCCTGCCCTCGCATTCCGTTGGTGACATTGTACAGCAAACGCACCGGTTTTATGTGTGGCGCCCCGCCGCTATTGAATCTGGCGTTACTCAATATCAAACATTGGCAAAGCCAGAGTGAGCAAGACAATATTTTGCATGTGGCCCGGGTGCCCATCCTCAATGTGTTTGGTCTTGAAACCGGCGAAAAGTTGACCATTGGTGCCTCAAGCGCGACACACTTTACTGACCGCACCAAACAGGGCAGTGCGTACACCGAACATTCGGGCGCCGCCGTAGGAGCAGGCAAAGAGGCACTGACGGATTTGGTCGAGCAGATGCGTCAAGCCGGTGGCAAGCTGTTGCGCAGTCAAAACAGTAGCACCAAGACCCTCGACCAAGTGAGCGAAGAGCGCCTACAAGAACAATCCCCGCTCTACACCCTGTCTAACTCGCTAGAAGATGCCCTCGATACCCTGTTGCAACTGATGGCAGACTGGTCAGGCGAAAAAGACGGCGGCAAGGTGGACATTCGCACCGAGCTTGAAACCACCCAGCAAGCCTTCAATGCCCCGGCCGCCCTGGCGATACAGGCACTGCGGCAAGGCGGGGATATTCGTCAGGTGGATGCCATCCGCGCCTTACAGGCACTGAACCTTATTGATGCCGATGCCAACCCGGAAACCCTGTGTGATGAACTTAACAATTTGCCACCGGATTTACTGTAA
- a CDS encoding IS630 transposase-related protein codes for MTYPLKFRQHVLAIKEQEKLTYAQTATRFCIGTASLMRWAKRIEPCLTRDKPASKIARAALILDVETYPDASQYERAQRMGVSARGICHALKRAGFSYKKNILSSKSQRPIPRRFSGQDPGL; via the coding sequence ATGACTTATCCATTAAAATTTCGCCAACATGTATTGGCTATTAAAGAGCAAGAAAAGCTTACATATGCCCAAACGGCCACACGTTTTTGTATTGGGACCGCAAGTCTGATGCGCTGGGCTAAACGAATAGAACCTTGTCTGACACGTGATAAACCCGCCAGTAAAATAGCTCGAGCGGCGTTGATTCTTGATGTGGAAACCTACCCTGACGCGTCTCAATACGAGCGAGCCCAACGTATGGGAGTGAGCGCTAGAGGTATCTGCCATGCGTTGAAACGGGCAGGGTTTAGCTATAAAAAAAACATTTTATCATCCAAAAGCCAACGCCCAATCCCGAGAAGATTTTCAGGTCAAGATCCAGGCCTATGA
- a CDS encoding phage antirepressor KilAC domain-containing protein, which translates to MERDYFTFRETPIETEHGMKITFTPLLTGKGQAWLTKKLCEAGLLKTITNAA; encoded by the coding sequence CTGGAGCGGGACTATTTCACCTTCAGAGAAACGCCCATCGAGACGGAGCACGGGATGAAAATCACCTTCACCCCGCTACTGACCGGCAAGGGCCAAGCGTGGCTAACAAAAAAGCTATGTGAAGCAGGCTTATTGAAAACGATCACAAACGCGGCATAG
- a CDS encoding IS630 transposase-related protein has product MTYPLKFRQHVLAIKEQEKLTYAQTATRFCIGTASLMRWAKRIEPCLTRDKPASKIARAALILDVETYPDASQYERAQRMGVSARGICHALKRAGFSYKKNILSSKSQRPIPRRFSDQDPGL; this is encoded by the coding sequence ATGACTTATCCATTAAAATTTCGCCAACATGTATTGGCTATTAAAGAGCAAGAAAAGCTTACATATGCCCAAACGGCCACACGTTTTTGTATTGGGACCGCAAGTCTGATGCGCTGGGCTAAACGAATAGAACCTTGTCTGACACGTGATAAACCCGCCAGTAAAATAGCTCGAGCGGCGTTGATTCTTGATGTGGAAACCTACCCTGACGCGTCTCAATACGAGCGAGCCCAACGTATGGGAGTGAGCGCTAGAGGTATCTGCCATGCGTTGAAACGGGCAGGGTTTAGCTATAAAAAAAACATTTTATCATCCAAAAGCCAACGCCCAATCCCGAGAAGATTTTCAGATCAAGATCCAGGCCTATGA
- a CDS encoding class II holin family protein: protein MSMEKLTTGVAYGASAGSILNGLLNSYSPEQWNAIGVLAGVSLAVLTYLTNLYFKIKEDRRKSGTRQ from the coding sequence ATGAGCATGGAAAAACTGACCACCGGCGTTGCCTATGGTGCTTCCGCCGGTAGCATCCTGAATGGTTTGCTAAACAGCTACAGCCCGGAACAATGGAACGCCATTGGCGTGCTCGCGGGCGTCTCTCTGGCGGTGCTGACCTATTTGACCAATCTGTATTTCAAAATTAAAGAAGACAGACGCAAGAGCGGGACACGCCAATGA